Proteins encoded within one genomic window of Candidatus Niyogibacteria bacterium:
- a CDS encoding HAD-IA family hydrolase: protein MIKNIVSDLGGCLIICDFKYVVDGLAKYSLLSDEKILKIIERGNDFRDYQKGLISSEIFYRRMKEKINFEGSFETFKKIWMEQLFSVNKEYAKLCVDLLKRGYKIYCLSNINELHWKKISNNFCEMEIFHRCFLSYQMKKIKPFLEIYEEIIIKTEGLPHEFIMIDDKEENIKGAKKAGMHALLYDWKKHAEFAQMISKLLLKNSPILLKK from the coding sequence ATGATAAAAAATATAGTTTCTGATTTGGGCGGATGTTTAATTATCTGCGATTTTAAATATGTCGTTGACGGCCTCGCAAAATATTCTTTATTGAGCGATGAAAAAATACTGAAAATCATAGAACGAGGAAACGATTTCAGAGATTATCAAAAAGGGCTGATCAGTTCAGAAATATTTTATAGGAGAATGAAAGAAAAAATAAATTTTGAAGGTTCTTTTGAAACTTTTAAAAAAATCTGGATGGAACAGCTATTTTCAGTGAATAAAGAATACGCAAAATTATGCGTTGACCTCCTTAAAAGGGGCTACAAAATTTATTGCCTTAGCAATATCAATGAACTGCATTGGAAAAAAATCTCCAATAATTTCTGCGAAATGGAGATTTTCCACAGATGTTTCCTTTCTTATCAGATGAAAAAAATCAAACCATTTCTTGAAATTTATGAAGAAATCATAATAAAAACCGAGGGTTTGCCTCATGAATTTATAATGATTGACGATAAAGAAGAAAATATCAAGGGAGCAAAAAAAGCCGGAATGCACGCTCTTCTTTATGATTGGAAAAAACACGCCGAATTCGCGCAAATGATTTCAAAGTTATTATTGAAGAACTCGCCGATATTATTGAAAAAATAA
- a CDS encoding DoxX family protein produces the protein MLSLFPQLFAFQELAPLAIRLTLAIIFIIHGFPKLFTARVPTAQFFEQVGIKPAKFWALAVGSTEFFGGIFLFLGIFTQAAASLIALVMLGAIVLVKRKQGFVNGWEFDLALLVMALSLLALGPGAFSLDLPF, from the coding sequence ATGTTAAGTTTATTTCCTCAACTTTTCGCTTTTCAGGAACTGGCGCCTTTGGCGATTCGGCTGACTTTGGCGATTATTTTTATTATTCACGGCTTTCCCAAGCTTTTTACGGCGCGCGTGCCGACGGCGCAATTTTTTGAGCAAGTAGGCATAAAGCCGGCAAAGTTTTGGGCGCTGGCGGTCGGTTCAACGGAATTTTTTGGCGGGATTTTTCTTTTCTTGGGAATTTTTACCCAAGCGGCGGCAAGTTTAATCGCTTTGGTGATGCTGGGAGCGATCGTGTTGGTTAAACGAAAGCAAGGATTTGTCAATGGCTGGGAATTTGATCTGGCGCTTTTGGTAATGGCGCTTTCTTTGCTGGCATTGGGACCCGGCGCTTTTTCTTTGGATTTGCCTTTCTAA
- a CDS encoding ribonuclease H-like domain-containing protein encodes MMLIMEKDILVFDIETKKSFEEAGGRDKLDQLGVSVLGAYSYQRGQYLAFEEHELDKFKEWLEQANLLIGFNIKSFDLPVLEPYLPVSSYNLAFLDLMDDVVLGAGFRLSLDNLAGNTIGAKKTADGLQALRWYKEGKIEEIKKYCLQDVRVTKELYEFGKKHGHIFYLSREQGQKMALAVSWGQSAKKDARQILNEAFLKRRRVEIDYITGLSSKISYSPKIFSEVLAGEANEQSAGGARHKRLVDIYKFNRDSFEGYCHLRKAKRIFKIERVLAARLTDKTYQIQTDVQGGLF; translated from the coding sequence ATGATGCTGATTATGGAAAAAGATATTCTTGTTTTTGACATTGAAACTAAAAAGAGTTTTGAAGAAGCGGGCGGCCGGGATAAATTGGATCAGCTCGGCGTTTCGGTTTTAGGAGCTTATTCCTATCAGCGCGGCCAATATCTCGCTTTTGAAGAACATGAATTGGATAAATTTAAAGAATGGCTGGAGCAGGCGAATCTTTTAATCGGTTTTAATATTAAGAGTTTTGATCTGCCGGTGTTGGAGCCTTATTTGCCGGTTTCTTCTTACAATCTCGCTTTTTTGGATTTAATGGATGATGTGGTTTTAGGCGCGGGTTTCCGGCTTTCTTTGGATAATCTGGCCGGCAATACAATCGGCGCGAAAAAAACCGCGGACGGATTGCAGGCCTTGCGTTGGTATAAAGAAGGAAAAATTGAAGAAATTAAAAAATATTGCCTTCAGGACGTGCGGGTGACCAAAGAACTTTACGAATTCGGCAAAAAACACGGCCATATTTTTTATCTTTCACGCGAGCAGGGGCAAAAAATGGCGCTGGCGGTTTCTTGGGGGCAATCAGCAAAAAAAGACGCCCGGCAGATATTAAACGAAGCGTTTTTAAAAAGAAGAAGGGTGGAAATAGATTATATTACCGGACTTTCTTCAAAAATTTCTTATTCCCCTAAAATTTTTTCAGAAGTTTTGGCCGGTGAAGCGAATGAGCAATCGGCCGGCGGCGCGCGCCATAAACGTTTAGTGGATATTTATAAATTTAACCGAGATTCTTTTGAAGGATATTGCCATTTGAGAAAAGCAAAAAGAATTTTTAAGATTGAACGGGTTTTGGCGGCCCGTTTGACCGATAAAACATATCAAATCCAGACAGATGTTCAAGGCGGCCTTTTTTAA